A stretch of the Streptococcus oralis genome encodes the following:
- the rodZ gene encoding cytoskeleton protein RodZ → MRKKTIGEVLRLARINQGLSLEELQEKTEIQLHFLEAMEADDFDQLPSTFYARSFLRKYAWAVELDERIVLDAYDSGSMITYEEVDVDEEDLSGRRRSNKKKTSYLPLFYFVLFALSILIFVTYYVWNYIQTQPSPSSANYIVVSSTSSTTSSSSSSSSQASSSSSTTESTITVSGEGNRIEARYKTSKETATVQLAVSDEASWVSVSGSELEGGVTLSADNKNAKTTVSTKNPVTITLGVVKGVTVTVDNQTIDTSKLTTQTGTVTLTFTTD, encoded by the coding sequence ATGAGAAAAAAAACAATTGGCGAGGTTCTACGTTTAGCCAGAATTAACCAGGGATTGAGTTTAGAAGAATTGCAGGAAAAAACTGAAATTCAGTTGCATTTTCTAGAAGCTATGGAGGCAGATGATTTTGATCAACTTCCTAGTACCTTCTATGCTCGTTCTTTTTTAAGAAAATATGCCTGGGCAGTAGAGTTAGATGAAAGAATTGTTTTGGATGCATATGATTCAGGTAGTATGATCACTTATGAAGAGGTAGATGTCGATGAAGAAGACTTGTCTGGTCGCAGACGATCAAATAAGAAAAAAACCTCTTATCTCCCCTTGTTTTATTTCGTCCTATTTGCTTTGTCCATTTTAATTTTTGTCACTTACTATGTTTGGAACTACATCCAAACTCAGCCAAGTCCTTCTTCAGCTAATTATATTGTTGTGAGCTCAACTAGTTCAACAACCTCATCTAGCTCATCTTCTAGTAGTCAGGCGTCTAGCTCGTCTTCTACTACGGAATCAACTATTACAGTGTCAGGTGAAGGAAACCGCATTGAAGCTCGGTATAAAACGAGTAAGGAAACCGCTACTGTTCAATTGGCAGTTTCAGATGAAGCTAGTTGGGTTAGTGTTTCAGGAAGTGAGCTGGAGGGTGGTGTGACACTATCCGCAGACAATAAGAATGCAAAAACAACAGTTTCAACTAAGAATCCTGTTACCATTACTTTAGGTGTAGTGAAAGGAGTTACTGTGACTGTGGACAATCAAACGATTGATACTTCGAAGCTGACAACTCAGACTGGAACTGTAACACTTACATTTACTACAGATTAA